The Triticum aestivum cultivar Chinese Spring chromosome 6D, IWGSC CS RefSeq v2.1, whole genome shotgun sequence genomic sequence TTTTGTTTGGTAATGTTTGCTGTGATGTGCGATGCATTTTGGAAAGGAGGTTATTGGTTGCTATAATGTATAATGTGTGTGTATTCTGATAGCCTCGTTCTTGCAATTCGTACGCCTCTGTTTTATGTTGTCCTGTGTGTTAAAAGTAACATTACTTACATGTGTAAATCACTCCACCGCCCTGCAAACGAAGTGAGTCATGCCATGCTGTAGTTGCTCTTGGAATTGTAATGCTGTGTTGGGATATTTTTTTGTGCTAACTTCATGACCTCCAAGAAATACTATATATTTTCTCCAAAAGCTGTTTTAATTAACTGAGATGACGTCCCAGGTTCTTTTCTGTATTCTGCACCTAAATACTTGTGTAGCCGTGTTAGTTATCCTTGTGCCAGCAGATTGTTTGGCTGGGCAGTTCATTCCCAATATGAAGTATAGCAGATGCTCACCCCTAATGTATTTATGGTGCTGTatgtatcataggttgcaccaTGTTATTATTCGTAGTTCAACTGTGTTTAAAAGATGACACCATTGCAGATAGTTGTGAAAAGCCAAATCCTTGCCGGTGGCCGTGGATTGGGAACTTTCAAAAGTGGACTAAAGGGTGGTGTTCATATTGTTAAGGCTGAGGAGGCTGAAAGCCTTGCAGGTAAATCTTTTTGTGAGCGGTAGTTTACATTATGGTATGTGCACATTCATGGTGTAGTAACGCAGTTTGAAGATATTGTGTGTCCAAGTATTTGTTGAGATATATCGTTGAGAATTTGGCTTAGCAAATCTACATTTATGCATAATCCTTATCATTCCTGACTGCATTAGACTAGAAATGCGCGCCACCTGGCCAATTTTATGGATACAACTATCCATACACATGAAGGCCAAGCATATAATATAACTGAGATCAGTTCATTCTATTGGTTGTGTCTAAATTGTTGTCATCACTTTTATCAGTTGTCACAGTGAAAACTGCAACTTAAGGTCACGTGCTTCTATGAAGCGTGACATGATAATTACATTCAGGTTTAACTAAACTGATTTATTTTAGGTGATCTTTTCTTGGAATCTACTACCTCCATACCAAAATATAACATGTTTGGCCTACCAAAACGTTTTATATTTTGGTATGGAGGTAATAAGTTGTATCCACTCCTTTGTTGCCGGCTATAAGTGCTTTATTATTTAATGGTTTGGTTCTGAGTGAATGTGCCTTCCCATTTGAACTTGCATCCATTGGATTTCTAGTGACATGTAGTGTTGTCATTTTGTTTAGAGTGAATCAACTAAATTGTAGTTACTTCTGtgttggttgtgcatgttttcacTGTAGAGTGTTTGTACTGACTCATCTGCAGCTAAAATGCTTAACCAGGTCCTGGTAACAAAACAAACTGGTCCACAGGGGAAGGTTGTGGGCAAGGTTAGTTTTTTCTAATCCGATCCCATCTTCTGCATCTCTGTTTCCTTATTGCTGTGATTAGCTTGCTGTTCTTATTTGCTGTTGGTATACTTCTGCTGTTCAGTTTCAGTTGTGTTATGTAGCATTGCTAGAAATTAACGTTTTAGGTATTTCGTGACTGTTCAGTATGCAAGTTCTGGCTTCCACGGGCTTGATACTCACCTGACTTGTTTCTATCAGTGTTTAGATCTATGATGTATGGACCAATTCCAGTGTACTTACGTTCAATGAAGTTAGACAGAATAATAATATACAGTTGATTGGGCCATATCGCCGTACCTAGTATTTTGTTCTTGCCGTGCAATGGCAATAGTTAATCTACAACGTTTTTTTGAGTTATTTTTAAGACAGTAGTGCATTAGCATTTCAACTTCTCAGGTAAACGATATTCAAATAATGCTGCTGTCATTTAGTTCTGCTTGATTCAGTGAAACATTTTTAACTACCGatattttttctgttctgtttgacAGGTCTACTTATGTGAGAAAATGTCACTTGTTAATGAGATGTACTTTGCGATCACCCTTGATAGGAAGACTGCTGGTCCAGTATGTCATTGAGCACTGGCCCGCTTGTCCATTTTTTCATTTTCATTACCCAGCATCTGTTCCATTTTGTGAATAAATCAGTGCGGTCTATATTGTTTTTATAAGATATCATGGTATTACAAACCTTTCTCATGTATAAGTGCCAAAGGAAATAGCTGTTAGTGCTGTCGATTGTTTTTATTCCAGACTTGTTTAGGATGTCGATCCATGATAATTTATAAGATTGTGTGCATGAATATGCTTACATAAAATATAGATCATACTTTCCTGGGAATAGTGTTCCTCTTTTGTCCCTGCATAGCGAGTTACCACAATTATTTAATTGAAGTGATCAATGTATATGTTATATTCAGTTTTCCATTAAAAAAATACCATTGTATGGTAAACCTTCACATTAATCTCTAGTTGTCTAATAACAGGCGGTCACATTAGTATTTCACTGTATTAAGTTTCTTAAATTTTGGATGTATCATTAGACAAGTTCCTTGTACAGATTTTTGAGGCCACGCAGAGATGTTTTCTTTCTACTTCTGTATTTGTTCTGATATAAGCATGAACTGAACATTTGGGGCGATGTGACCTAGTCCTTGAGTGTTCTTGGTTGTTTTGGCCGCTTTACTTTTTCTAAACcctataatgtactccctccgtcccaaaattcttgtcttagatttgtctagatactgatgtatctaacactaaaacgtaactagatacatccgtatttagataaatttaagacaagaattttgggacggagggagtacttcatcaATCAAACCTGTAGCTACTTAATGTCCATTTCCCCCTGTTTCAATTGCAGAGACTCATGCTGTGAGATTTTTTTTCTAGTGCTGATTGCTAAGGTTCATATTTTTTTTTTCAGCTCATTATAGCTTGTGCTGAGGGAGGAACGAGTATTGAAGATCTTGCAGAGAAGTTCCCTGATAAGATCGTTAAGGTCATCTATTTCTTCAACTTGATTTTGGATCAATGCGTACATATCTTGAGTAGCAGGTTCACTTGTCATATCAGAGCTTTTAGCGTCTTAATCTGATAATTTGCTTACACATTGAAATCCAATTCCTTATATTACCAGGTTCCTGTTGATGTATTCAAGGGAATCACTGATGAGGATGCAGCTAAAGTTGTTGATGGTCTGGCACCAAAGACAGCAGACAGGCAATCTTCTATAGAACAGATTAAGAAGCTATATGAACTTTTCTGCAAGACCGACTGCACAATGCTGGAGGTACTGCAGTGTGAAGTGATTCTCATTTGCGATGTTTCATATCTTTGGTATTCTTCTGATCTGGATTTCTTATGTGAGTAGATAAATCCTCTTGCCGAGACAGCTGATAAAAAGCTAGTTGCTGCTGATGCAAAGTTGAACTTCGATGATAATGCTGCGTTTAGGCAGAAAGAAATATTTGCACTGCGTGATACAACACAGGAGGACCCCAGAGAGGTATTTTGTGTGTTGCTcttttctttaatacctttttcatgtTCAGTTTGTCTCTCTGTTAAACTGTTTTCTCTTCTTTATTTTGTATAATCCCTAACCCTTCTTTTGAAGGAAGATTTGCCTCTACAGATTATATATTTTTCTTGCAAATATAAGAGCACTGTGAACTGAGATTTATCTTTACCAACTTTACAGGTGGCTGCTGCTAAAGCAGATTTGAACTACATCGGGCTTGATGGAGAGATTGGTTGCATGGTGAATGGTGCAGGATTGGCAATGGCTACGATGGACATCATTAAGCTGCATGGTGGTACACCTGCCAATTTTCTTGATGTTGGTGGGAGTGCATCCGAGGGACAGGTATATATAGTGggattttttgtttgtttgttcgtA encodes the following:
- the LOC123144854 gene encoding succinate--CoA ligase [ADP-forming] subunit beta, mitochondrial; the protein is MVRGSLGRLASRTLSVAGKWQHQQLRRLNIHEYQGAELMGKFGINVPKGAVVGSVQEVKEVLKNVFPSEKEIVVKSQILAGGRGLGTFKSGLKGGVHIVKAEEAESLAAKMLNQVLVTKQTGPQGKVVGKVYLCEKMSLVNEMYFAITLDRKTAGPLIIACAEGGTSIEDLAEKFPDKIVKVPVDVFKGITDEDAAKVVDGLAPKTADRQSSIEQIKKLYELFCKTDCTMLEINPLAETADKKLVAADAKLNFDDNAAFRQKEIFALRDTTQEDPREVAAAKADLNYIGLDGEIGCMVNGAGLAMATMDIIKLHGGTPANFLDVGGSASEGQVVEAFKILTSDDRVKAILVNIFGGIMKCDVIASGIVNAAKQVDLKVPVVVRLEGTNVDQGKRILKESGMTLITAEDLDDAAEKAVKASVK